ACACCCATGATAGTTTCTAGAGCTAAGGCACCCAAATAAAGAACTGAACTAAGATTGACAAAAACATAAAGTCCAATCCAGAAAACAGCCAAGATAGTTTTCAGCTGTGTACTAAATCTTTTTTCAACAAACTCAGGAATGGTATAAAGACCCTTTTCAATAAAAATAGGCAAGAAATACTTACCCACTATAAGTAAGGTAATAGCTGCCATCCACTCATAAGAAGCAATAGCCAAACCTCCAGCAAAACCAGAACCAGACATACCAATAAACTGCTCGGCAGAAATATTGGCTGCAATTAATGAGGCTCCAATAGCCCACCAAGGGAGTGATTTACTAGCAAGAAAATAATCTTCAGACGTCTTTTCACCCTTTCTTGAAACCCACAGTCCAACCCCAAGGATTAGAACAGCGTAAGCCGCAAAGATGACGTAATCTAAGGTTGAGAAATTCATAAATTTATTTATATAGATTAGAATAATAGTTCAAAACTGCCACAAATATAAGCTTGTGAATGGAAATATGCGGTCAAATGCCTTAAACAAGTACATTGAGAAATAGATAAAATAGCGGAAGGCGTAGTTCACAGCCCATTCTTTGTTAAAAGCAGCCTTTAAAACACTATAACTAGGATAAAGCTTAGATTTCAGAAACGAAATTATCTCAAAATTTTTGATAAGTATATTTTTTCTTCACCACGAACAGCTACTCTTCCTAATTAATGCCCTCAGCCCGTTCTACTATGTAAACTAAGCCTAGTTTCATACAAAGGCCCAGAATAGACATAGGGAGCACATTTAAACTTAAAAACAAAAAACATTAATTATTTATCATCCATAATTTGGAGTTTCAAAATTAATTTGTACTTTTGCAATCCCATATCGCGGGATGGAGCAGTTGGCAGCTCGTTGGGCTCATAACCCAAAGGTCGTAGGTTCGAGTCCTACTCCCGCTACTCGAAAATAGAAAAGAGGTCTTTTGACCTCTTTTTTTATGCCTAAAATCGACAAGAAAATAAACGCACCCGCACAATTTAGAAGTAAATAGAGATGCAGCAGTCGTAATAATTAGAAAAAAAACACAACTAGCTGCCAATAAGCCACCTACAGACTATCCTTAGCCTGTAATAGCAGCTCAATATCATTTACCTCCCCTTTTTACATAGAAATCAAACACTTTCTTCCTGCTTAATCCTGATACTCATAGGCCAAAATGACCCAATACGGCTCTATGAATTTCTCAACCGTTCAAAAAACCTTAACTTTATTAAATAGTAGAGCAATCTTCTCCAACGACTAGTGCCCTAACATTTTAGGCATTTGTTGATAGTATTTTTTTAAGTCAAATCCCTTCGGATTTAAACATTGATAAAAAACACGCTCCCAACAAAAACCTATACGATTTCAACGATTAGTCACTAAGATAAGATTAGGCACTAGTTTACTCAAACGACAAACTTCCTGTGGCAAATATACCAACCAACATATCAGGCCTAAATGATGCTGAAGTACTTTTAGCTAGAAAAAAACATGGCCAAAATAAGTTAAACTATAAAAAAGAGAATGGTTTTATAGATGCCATAAAAAGCATTTTAAAAGAACCAATGGTGCTTTTATTATTAATCGCTTCCATCATCTATTTCATAAGCGGTGAAACTGGTGATGCCATTTTTTTAGCGGCAGCCATATTATTAGTTTCGTTTATTTCACTATATCAAGACGCTAGAAGCAGAAATGCCTTAGAGAAGTTAAAAAACTTTACCGAACCCAATGCCAAGGTTATTAGAAACGGCGAAATGCTCGAAATAAAAAGCGAAGAACTAGTAATAGGTGACAGCTTGGTGATAGAGGAGGGAATAGCTATTGCGGCAGATGGCGTGATTGTTCGTTCCAATGATTTCTCCGTTAATGAGTCTATTCTCACAGGAGAGTCCTTATCTGTTTTTAAGGATAAAACGAGCATAGACAATTCGGTTTATTTGGGTAGCACGGTAGCAAGTGGCTTGGCCATAGTTACAGTTACACACATTGGCAATGAAACCAAACTCGGCAAAATAGGAACAAGCTTAGAAGGCATTCAGGATGAAAAAACGCCTCTAGAAGTTCAAATAAGTGATTTCGTAAAAAAAATGGTGATAGCAGGTGCCATAGTTTTTCTAATCGTTTGGGCTATAAATTTTTTTAAAACGTATGATTTATTAGACAGCCTTTTAAAAGCTTTAACCCTAGCAATGAGTATTTTGCCAGAAGAAATACCTGTGGCATTCACTACGTTTATGGCTCTGGGAGCATGGCGATTAATGAAATTAGGTATTGTGGTGAAACAGATGAAAACAGTGGAAACACTCGGCAGTGCCACAGTAATATGTACTGATAAAACGGGTACGCTTACTGAAAATAGAATGAGTTTGGCTAAACTCTATTTATTGGATGCTAACAATATCTCAGATACCGCAAAAGCTAACAAAGAAAACGAACTCGCTTTGATTAGAATAGGAATGTTTGCGAGTGAGCCTATCCCCTTTGACCCTATGGAAGTGGCACTTCATCAAGTTTACGAGCAAAAGAGTAAAATTGACGAAAGACCTGATTTCAAAATGATTCATGAGTATCCTTTAGGTGGGAAACCACCAATGATGACGCATCTTTTTGCCAATAAAAAGGGCGAAAGAATAATAGCCGCCAAAGGTGCCCCAGAAGCCATCATACAGGTTTCTAATTTAGACGAAACCGAAAAGAAACAAATCCAACTGGCCATAATCACATTAGCAAAAGATGGATACCGCGTGCTAGGTGTTGGGCGTTCTAATTTTGAGGGCGATGACTTTCCAAAGAAACAGCAGGAGTATGATTTCCAATTCTTGGGTTTATTAGCATTTTATGACCCTCCAAAAGATAATATTCCAAAGGTTTTAGAAGATTTTGCGACAGCGGGTATAGACGTTAAAATCATCACAGGAGATAATGCAGAAACTACGGCAGCTATTGCCAAACAGATTAAGTTCAAAGGTTATGAAAAAAGCATCTCAGGAGATGAACTCATGACACTTAATGAAGCCGACTTAA
This sequence is a window from Arcticibacterium luteifluviistationis. Protein-coding genes within it:
- a CDS encoding cation-translocating P-type ATPase; the protein is MANIPTNISGLNDAEVLLARKKHGQNKLNYKKENGFIDAIKSILKEPMVLLLLIASIIYFISGETGDAIFLAAAILLVSFISLYQDARSRNALEKLKNFTEPNAKVIRNGEMLEIKSEELVIGDSLVIEEGIAIAADGVIVRSNDFSVNESILTGESLSVFKDKTSIDNSVYLGSTVASGLAIVTVTHIGNETKLGKIGTSLEGIQDEKTPLEVQISDFVKKMVIAGAIVFLIVWAINFFKTYDLLDSLLKALTLAMSILPEEIPVAFTTFMALGAWRLMKLGIVVKQMKTVETLGSATVICTDKTGTLTENRMSLAKLYLLDANNISDTAKANKENELALIRIGMFASEPIPFDPMEVALHQVYEQKSKIDERPDFKMIHEYPLGGKPPMMTHLFANKKGERIIAAKGAPEAIIQVSNLDETEKKQIQLAIITLAKDGYRVLGVGRSNFEGDDFPKKQQEYDFQFLGLLAFYDPPKDNIPKVLEDFATAGIDVKIITGDNAETTAAIAKQIKFKGYEKSISGDELMTLNEADLKACVMNTNVFTRMFPEAKLKIINALKANNQVVAMTGDGVNDGPALKAAHIGIAMGKKGTEIAKQAASLILLEDDLSKMVDAIAMGRKIYTNLKKAIQYVISIHIPIILTVFIPLALGWVFPNIFSPVHIIFLELIMGPTCSIIYENEPMERNTMQKKPRALSSTFFNSKELGTSVIQGLAITLGALLTYQYAVKQGYSEAETRTMTFVVLIVANIFLTLGNRSFYYSILTTLKYKNRMVLWMIALTLFIMALLLFVKPLTTFFEFESLSINQLFLASLMGFLSVIWYEVVKWRKRRES